The following are from one region of the Nostoc cf. commune SO-36 genome:
- a CDS encoding MFS transporter — MSQSPNLSSMRNFLIIWAGQLVSTIGSSMSSFAIAIWAWEITGKATTLTLVGFFSLLPSIALASISGAIVDRFNRKLLMMVGDTVAVLMTIIMMLLYLTNHLQIWHLYLTSAIVGTFNQFQSLAYSASLSLLVPKQNYTRASSFQFLSSYGSNIIAPALAGYLYQVIGLLGIWLIDISSFAIAISSLLFAHIPKPLPTNEHENSSHIWQGLGFGLRYIFVRKSLLALLIITFLFWFAHDVGDSLYSAMILSRTGNDTVILGSLAAAAGFGGVTGAIIISTWGGFKKKINGVLLGMIGAGLSKIVFGLGRTPWTWIPAQFCSSFNFPFNGSSDNAIWLAKVAPHIQGRVFAAHSLVVQFGSAAAYLIAGPLADNIFTPTLAAGDGNVEIFGRIFGTNAGAGIALLYVICAMCMLLVGCAGFYIPQLRDMEKILPDHDTTQYAQFNGEK; from the coding sequence CAGGTCAATTGGTTTCTACCATTGGTAGTAGCATGAGTAGCTTTGCGATCGCAATTTGGGCATGGGAAATTACAGGTAAGGCAACGACTCTGACTCTAGTGGGCTTTTTTAGCTTGCTACCCAGCATAGCGCTTGCCTCCATTAGTGGTGCAATTGTTGACCGTTTCAATCGGAAATTACTGATGATGGTGGGTGACACAGTAGCAGTCTTGATGACAATAATAATGATGCTGCTGTATCTCACCAATCATTTGCAAATTTGGCATCTATATCTAACTAGCGCCATAGTCGGGACGTTTAATCAATTTCAATCTTTAGCCTACTCTGCATCACTATCATTATTAGTTCCCAAGCAAAACTATACCCGTGCTAGCAGTTTTCAATTTTTGTCAAGTTATGGAAGTAATATTATTGCTCCCGCCTTAGCAGGATATCTTTATCAAGTTATTGGTCTATTGGGAATTTGGCTGATTGATATTTCTAGCTTTGCGATCGCTATTAGTAGTTTATTATTTGCCCACATCCCTAAACCACTACCAACCAATGAACATGAAAATTCCTCCCATATTTGGCAAGGTTTAGGATTTGGACTGCGCTACATCTTTGTTCGTAAAAGCTTACTTGCGCTTTTAATAATCACCTTTTTGTTTTGGTTTGCTCATGATGTTGGAGATTCTCTCTATTCAGCGATGATTTTATCTCGAACCGGAAATGATACTGTGATATTAGGCAGTTTAGCCGCAGCAGCTGGTTTTGGTGGTGTCACCGGAGCCATCATAATCAGTACCTGGGGTGGTTTCAAAAAGAAAATCAACGGTGTTTTATTGGGGATGATTGGCGCAGGATTAAGTAAAATTGTCTTTGGTTTAGGTCGAACGCCTTGGACTTGGATACCTGCACAGTTTTGTTCTTCTTTCAATTTCCCTTTCAACGGTAGTTCCGATAACGCCATTTGGTTAGCTAAAGTTGCTCCCCATATCCAGGGACGGGTATTTGCAGCCCATTCATTAGTTGTGCAATTTGGGTCAGCAGCAGCTTATTTAATCGCAGGGCCTTTAGCAGATAATATATTCACCCCTACATTAGCCGCAGGTGATGGTAATGTTGAGATTTTTGGAAGAATATTTGGTACTAACGCAGGTGCAGGGATCGCACTGCTATATGTAATCTGTGCTATGTGTATGTTATTGGTTGGGTGTGCTGGATTTTATATTCCCCAACTGCGGGATATGGAGAAAATTTTACCGGATCATGATACTACTCAATATGCACAGTTTAATGGTGAAAAATAG
- a CDS encoding non-ribosomal peptide synthetase — MSQSNRSFAQSYPSCSTVVELLRLRSSTQPTRDAFTFLLDGETEQSTLTYQELDQLARRVAARLQALGLTGERALLLYPAGLDFLIAFFGCLYAGVVAVTAYPPRNQRNTPRIKAIAIDAQAAIALTTTEILSTVQPLMTENSDLGSLQWLTTDNLAQGIEESWQKPDIDIDTLAFLQYTSGSTGTPKGVMISHGNLLHNAQTTCQFMEHSADSKFVTWLPMYHDMGLIGGILQPLYGGFPCIIMPPTSFLQRPYRWLQAISRYQGTTSGGPNFAYELCTQKITPEQKATLDLSSWSVAFNGAEPIRYDTLERFAEAFAECGFRREAFYPCYGMAETTLMVSGVDKATSPRVKAIQKSALESNRVVASSLTDENLYHFVSCGRVIPEQKVVITNPGTFQTCQPDEIGEIWVSGLSVGQGYWNRSQETEETFRAYLSDTREGPFLRTGDLGFLQDGELFITGRAKDLIIIRGRNLYPQDIELTTERSHSSLRTGASAAFTVEVDNEEKLVIVQELEFRAKPNLAEVVNAIRQAVTEEHEVQVYAVVLIKPGTIPKTSSGKIQRRTTHSQFCNGELNVVESNILKISNITQNETHLQRSELLVLSPRECQTTLEAYIIKLLARVFSVRSDDINPQEPLSTIGLDSLKVFEIKNRIEVDLEVDISVADFFEGMSVRSLVTKILAQMGTDELPSLSLTQQQINTSIHPLSFAQQGLWFINQLTPNTPTYNIPIVINLQGCVNLTALQDSLNEIIKRHEVLRTSFTVVDEQPVQVINQVESLNLIVEDLRELPETERDRTVQRLASEFAQQPFDLSAQSLLRAKILQINDKNSYLILTLHHIIADGWSIGVLIKELTTLYEAFSAGKPSPLVKLPIQYGSFVNWQQKWLDYQRIQPLLTYWKQKLRGELPVLNLPTDRPRSPIQTFKGAQAKLVLSQTLTKELKNLSRQQRVTLFMTLLAAFKILLYRYTGQADIIVGSPIANRNRAEIQSLIGLFVNVLVLRTDLSGDLSFQELLAQVKSTALEAYIHQDLPFEKLVEEFQPSRDLSYNPLFQVMFVLQNLPKPNLNLTDVSVSYEEGYNGTSKFDLTLFMEDCERGLIATCEYNTHLFNADSINRMLGHFQTLLENIVSNPEQCISRLQILTPSEIQQLLIDWNDTKTDYPQDKCIHQLFEEQVEKTPDAIALSARSANAVAFEHQKLTYRELNNRANQLAHYLQKLSVKPEILVAICIERSPLMLVAVLGILKAGGAYLPLDTAHPKERLAFILEDTKSPILLTEQKLVEKLPTDDIKVVCLDTDWEGIAQNFSQNPICKTDSANLAYVIYTSGSTGKPKGTLIPHQGLINYLNWCTKEYTVERGKGTTVHSSLAFDLTITSLFSPLLVGRQVELIPEEQGIESLGNALRQESSLSLVKITPAELLLLSEQLSSKEVADITRAFIIGGENLLTESISFWKRFAPNTMLVNEYGPTETVVGCCIYRVPKDEIESSSVPIGQPIANTQLYVLDQCHQPVPIGVPGELYIGGAGLARGYLNRPELTAAKFIPHPFSSEPGVRLYKTGDLARYRSDGNLEFLGRIDHQVKVRGYRIEIGEIEGLLGQHPEVQEAIVVMWEDVPNNQRLVAYFVANTETAPTTSNLRNFLKEQLPEYMLPSAFVQLKTLPMTTNGKINRRALPVPDGDRPELEQVYVAPRSEMERAIARVWQEVLHVDNVGINDNFFDLGGHSLLIVQVNNQLRAIFQQDIPIVTMFQNPTIYSLAQHLSQKTEDKSIFEPTRDRANKQIEAINRQKQLLSKQGRKNHG, encoded by the coding sequence ATGAGTCAATCCAATCGTTCCTTTGCTCAAAGCTATCCTAGCTGTTCTACTGTTGTAGAACTCTTACGTTTGAGAAGTTCTACCCAACCAACTCGAGATGCTTTCACCTTTTTGTTAGATGGGGAAACAGAACAATCAACCCTAACCTATCAAGAATTAGATCAGCTAGCGCGTCGAGTCGCAGCTCGGTTACAAGCATTGGGTTTAACAGGCGAACGGGCTTTACTGCTTTATCCTGCTGGACTGGATTTTTTAATTGCCTTTTTCGGTTGCTTATATGCAGGAGTTGTGGCAGTCACTGCATATCCTCCCAGAAATCAACGCAATACACCAAGAATAAAGGCAATTGCCATAGATGCACAAGCTGCGATCGCTCTAACAACCACAGAAATTTTGTCAACAGTGCAGCCTTTGATGACAGAAAACAGTGATCTGGGATCATTGCAGTGGCTGACTACTGATAATCTGGCACAGGGAATAGAAGAAAGTTGGCAAAAACCCGATATTGATATAGATACCTTAGCTTTTCTGCAATATACCTCCGGTTCTACAGGTACACCCAAGGGTGTAATGATTAGTCACGGAAACCTACTGCACAATGCTCAGACAACTTGCCAATTTATGGAGCATTCCGCAGACAGTAAATTCGTGACGTGGCTGCCGATGTACCATGATATGGGCTTAATTGGTGGCATCTTGCAACCTTTGTATGGGGGTTTTCCTTGCATTATCATGCCTCCAACTTCCTTCCTCCAACGTCCATATCGTTGGTTACAGGCAATTTCCAGATATCAAGGGACGACAAGTGGAGGCCCAAATTTTGCTTATGAATTATGTACTCAAAAAATCACTCCAGAACAAAAAGCGACTCTTGACCTGAGTAGCTGGAGTGTAGCATTTAATGGTGCTGAACCGATTCGTTACGATACCTTAGAGCGTTTTGCAGAAGCGTTTGCAGAGTGTGGTTTCCGTAGGGAGGCTTTTTATCCATGTTACGGAATGGCTGAAACAACCCTAATGGTATCAGGTGTAGATAAGGCTACCTCACCGCGAGTGAAAGCGATTCAGAAATCTGCATTAGAATCTAATCGAGTTGTTGCATCATCACTTACGGATGAGAATCTATATCATTTTGTGAGTTGCGGTCGAGTCATCCCAGAACAGAAGGTAGTTATTACCAATCCAGGAACATTTCAGACTTGTCAACCTGATGAAATTGGAGAAATTTGGGTATCCGGATTGAGTGTTGGTCAAGGCTATTGGAATCGTTCTCAAGAAACAGAAGAGACATTCCGTGCTTATTTATCAGATACAAGAGAAGGGCCTTTCCTGCGGACGGGAGATTTAGGTTTTTTGCAGGATGGAGAGCTTTTTATTACAGGTAGAGCTAAAGATTTAATAATCATTCGAGGCCGCAATCTTTACCCACAGGATATAGAATTAACCACTGAACGCAGTCATTCATCCTTACGTACTGGCGCTAGTGCAGCATTTACAGTTGAAGTTGACAACGAAGAAAAACTAGTAATAGTACAAGAATTAGAATTTCGCGCCAAACCTAATTTAGCAGAAGTAGTGAATGCCATTCGCCAAGCGGTGACGGAAGAGCATGAGGTACAAGTTTATGCAGTAGTTTTAATTAAACCAGGTACTATCCCGAAAACTTCCAGCGGAAAGATTCAACGGCGTACAACTCACTCTCAATTTTGTAATGGCGAACTGAATGTAGTTGAAAGTAACATTCTTAAAATTAGCAATATCACCCAAAATGAAACTCATTTACAACGTTCTGAACTTTTAGTACTTTCTCCAAGGGAATGTCAAACGACTCTAGAAGCATACATAATTAAACTCTTGGCAAGAGTATTTTCAGTTAGATCAGATGATATTAATCCTCAAGAACCATTAAGTACGATAGGGCTTGACTCTTTAAAAGTATTTGAAATAAAGAATCGCATTGAAGTCGACTTAGAAGTAGATATATCCGTAGCAGACTTCTTTGAAGGGATGAGTGTGCGATCGCTTGTCACCAAAATACTGGCTCAAATGGGGACAGATGAACTACCGTCACTATCGCTTACCCAACAACAAATCAATACATCTATTCATCCTCTATCCTTTGCCCAACAAGGGTTATGGTTTATCAATCAACTGACTCCTAATACTCCTACATATAATATTCCTATAGTTATTAACCTCCAAGGTTGTGTTAACTTAACAGCCCTACAGGATAGTCTTAACGAGATTATTAAACGACACGAAGTGTTACGCACAAGTTTTACAGTAGTAGATGAACAACCCGTTCAAGTCATCAACCAAGTTGAATCTTTAAATTTGATAGTTGAAGATTTGCGGGAGCTACCAGAAACAGAACGCGATCGCACAGTGCAACGTTTAGCTAGTGAGTTCGCACAGCAGCCTTTTGACCTATCTGCTCAATCACTTTTACGCGCTAAAATTTTGCAAATAAATGATAAAAATTCTTATTTAATTCTTACTCTTCATCATATAATTGCAGATGGTTGGTCTATTGGTGTTCTCATCAAAGAACTAACTACACTATACGAAGCTTTTTCTGCTGGCAAACCGTCACCGCTTGTTAAATTACCAATTCAGTATGGAAGCTTTGTCAATTGGCAACAAAAATGGCTTGATTACCAACGCATCCAACCGTTATTGACCTATTGGAAACAAAAGTTGCGGGGTGAGCTACCTGTACTGAATTTACCAACAGACAGACCGCGATCGCCTATTCAAACATTTAAAGGCGCTCAAGCCAAATTAGTTCTTTCCCAAACTCTGACAAAAGAATTGAAAAATTTGAGCCGTCAGCAGAGAGTAACTTTGTTTATGACCTTGCTTGCAGCCTTCAAAATTTTGCTTTATCGCTACACAGGTCAGGCTGATATTATAGTTGGTTCGCCGATAGCCAATCGTAACAGAGCAGAAATCCAATCATTAATAGGATTATTTGTCAATGTTTTAGTACTGCGTACAGATTTATCTGGCGACCTGAGTTTTCAGGAGTTGTTAGCACAGGTGAAGTCAACAGCTTTAGAAGCTTACATTCATCAAGATTTACCTTTTGAAAAGTTAGTAGAGGAATTCCAGCCAAGCAGAGACTTGAGCTACAATCCACTATTTCAGGTAATGTTCGTTCTCCAGAATCTGCCAAAACCCAATCTAAATCTAACGGATGTGTCAGTTAGTTATGAGGAAGGTTACAACGGCACATCTAAGTTTGATTTGACGTTGTTTATGGAAGATTGTGAGCGAGGGTTAATTGCAACTTGCGAGTACAACACGCATTTATTTAATGCAGATAGCATTAACCGGATGCTGGGACACTTCCAGACTTTGTTAGAAAACATAGTTAGCAATCCTGAACAATGTATTTCAAGATTGCAAATATTAACGCCATCGGAAATCCAACAGTTATTAATTGACTGGAATGATACCAAAACAGATTATCCGCAAGATAAGTGTATTCATCAGCTATTTGAAGAACAAGTAGAAAAAACACCAGATGCGATTGCGTTAAGCGCACGCTCCGCGAACGCAGTCGCCTTTGAACACCAAAAATTAACCTATAGAGAATTAAATAACCGTGCCAATCAATTAGCACACTACTTACAAAAATTGAGTGTCAAACCAGAGATTTTGGTGGCGATTTGTATAGAGCGCTCGCCCTTAATGCTAGTAGCAGTGCTAGGTATTTTAAAAGCTGGCGGAGCCTATTTGCCCTTAGATACTGCACATCCTAAAGAGCGTTTAGCTTTCATTTTAGAAGACACCAAGAGTCCAATACTACTAACTGAGCAGAAGTTGGTAGAGAAATTGCCAACTGATGACATCAAGGTAGTTTGTCTAGACACAGATTGGGAAGGAATCGCTCAAAACTTTTCACAAAACCCCATTTGCAAGACAGATTCCGCCAATCTTGCCTATGTTATTTACACCTCTGGTTCCACTGGTAAACCTAAAGGAACATTAATTCCTCATCAGGGATTAATCAACTACTTAAATTGGTGTACTAAAGAATATACAGTTGAGCGAGGAAAAGGGACTACCGTTCATTCTTCTCTTGCTTTTGATTTAACTATCACTAGTCTGTTCTCACCATTACTGGTTGGGCGTCAGGTAGAACTTATTCCCGAAGAGCAAGGCATCGAGTCTTTGGGTAATGCACTTCGTCAAGAGTCAAGCTTGAGTCTGGTTAAAATCACACCAGCCGAATTATTATTACTCTCTGAGCAATTATCGTCAAAAGAAGTAGCAGATATAACTAGAGCTTTCATTATTGGAGGAGAAAACCTCTTGACAGAAAGCATCAGCTTTTGGAAGAGATTTGCACCTAACACAATGTTGGTAAACGAATATGGGCCAACAGAAACTGTAGTAGGTTGTTGTATTTATCGAGTACCCAAGGATGAAATTGAGTCAAGCTCAGTTCCTATTGGTCAGCCAATAGCTAACACTCAGCTATACGTATTAGATCAATGTCACCAGCCAGTGCCGATTGGAGTTCCAGGTGAACTTTATATTGGCGGTGCTGGTTTAGCGCGGGGTTATCTGAATCGACCAGAACTTACGGCTGCTAAATTTATTCCACATCCTTTTAGTAGTGAGCCGGGAGTTCGATTGTATAAGACCGGAGACTTGGCTCGTTATCGTTCAGATGGAAATCTAGAATTTTTGGGGCGGATTGACCATCAGGTAAAAGTGCGTGGTTATCGTATTGAAATCGGAGAAATTGAAGGTTTACTAGGGCAACACCCAGAAGTTCAAGAAGCAATTGTGGTGATGTGGGAAGATGTACCAAACAATCAGCGTCTAGTGGCTTATTTTGTTGCCAACACTGAGACAGCGCCAACCACTAGCAACCTCCGGAACTTTCTCAAAGAACAACTACCAGAATATATGTTGCCGTCGGCGTTTGTACAGCTAAAGACGCTGCCGATGACAACAAATGGCAAGATAAATCGTCGAGCATTGCCTGTACCAGATGGTGATCGCCCAGAGTTAGAACAAGTTTATGTGGCTCCTCGTTCTGAAATGGAAAGAGCGATCGCCAGAGTGTGGCAAGAGGTATTGCACGTAGATAATGTGGGCATAAATGATAATTTCTTTGACCTTGGTGGTCATTCTTTGCTGATAGTTCAGGTTAATAATCAACTGCGTGCTATTTTTCAGCAAGATATACCCATAGTCACTATGTTTCAGAACCCAACTATTTACTCTTTAGCGCAACATTTAAGTCAAAAGACAGAAGATAAATCTATTTTTGAACCCACGCGCGATCGCGCGAATAAGCAAATTGAGGCTATTAATCGCCAAAAGCAATTATTGAGCAAACAAGGTAGAAAAAATCATGGTTAG